The nucleotide window CGCTAAGACCTCGGGCTATAGCTTCCAAAGACCAACCATTTGCCAAACCAATGCCTACGGCACAAAGTGAATTATACACATTAAAATAACCCGGAATTCTAAGTTCTACTTCTATTGTCCCAACTGGCGAATCTAGAATGTAATTTGTTTTATCACTCGAACAGATAATATTTCGTGCTACAATATCGGCTTGTGTTTGAATTCCATAACTTATCACTTCACTGCTTCTGGTTGTCTCCGAAAGCCTTTTACCGTAATCATCATCGACACATATAACACTTATTGAATCCAATTCGGCTTCCTCGAATATTCTGCTTTTTATATCGAAGTAGCTTTCCATGTCTTTATGGTAATCGAGATGATCTTGAGTAAGATTCGTGAAGCCGATAGCCTTGAACATCAAGCCCCAGCACCTCTGTTGAGCAATTCCATGGCTGGAAATCTCCATCGCTACACCGCTTAGACCATCTTCAACCATTTCCGAGAGAATTTTATATATTGTCACGGAATCCGGCGTTGTGAATAATAATGGGCTGTATTTTTCGCCATATGAATAACCCAGAGTTCCAATAACACCCCATTTTTCATCACATGATGAGGCTACAGTTTTTATCATGTGTGTAGTAGTTGTTTTTCCGTTTGTGCCGGTTACTCCGGCAATCGCGATTTTTTCTTCCGGTTTTTGATAAAACTCTCTAGCGGCTTTCGCTAAAGCGATTCTCGTATCTGGAACACATATCACTCTCGCTTCGGGATCGAGTGCTCTCTCTACTACAACAGCCACGGCCCCTCTTTCAAACGCTTCGGGCACATAGAAATGCCCATCAACGGACTCACCACTCACAGCAAAAAAGAGAATACCCGGTTCCACCTTTCTCGAATCCGAACTCAGACCTTTCACATATGTGTTTTTCATATCGAAAGAGACCTCGCCACCGATAGCCTCGACAAGCACCTTTAGAGGGATTTCCTTATTGCGCATTTTAAAAGGCATATATCATCTCTGTTAATAAATTTACCGGGTTTAGGATCTTGATTTTCTACTACTCCCATTCCTACTATTCTAAAATTGACATTAGCTTGAGCCATTTCCAATACAGCATCTCTAAGAGGCATTCCAATTACATCCGGTATTTCGACTTGATTGCTCGGTTTGCTTTCATTGGATTTAAGCATAAGACTCACCCTCGATGAAGGTGGAACAAGACGTCCCGGAAGCGGGGATTGTCCGATTACGAAACCAATGCCAAATGTATCCGGTTGGAGGTTTCTGAATTCGAGAATATCAATCGCTTGACTGGCTGACATTCTTCTTACATCCGGAACTATAACAAAATCGGATTTATTGACTTGCCTATGATTATTTTCAACAACCGGTGAAACAATACCTGTAGCAAAGGCTTTTGTGACTATATTCTTCCAAACAGGCGCTCCAGTCCACCCCCCCCAATAGAGGCCTTTAGATGGATTATCGATTATGATCACCCCAACTATTTGAGGTGATTCGACCGGTGCAAATCCCACAAATGAGCTGATGAACTTGTCATCCCAATATCCTCGTCCGTTTTCTTTAACTTTTTGTGCGGTTCCTGTTTTTCCCGCCACCGTCATTCCTTCGATTGCCGCGCGAACGCCCGTGCCGGAATCAACGACTTCTTGTAAGAGTTTACACAATATCTCTGCGTTGTCTTCATCCATAACTCGGCGTATCTCTGTAGGAGTTTTCTGACGGATAATTCTTCCGGAAGGATCCTGAACGCTTTCCACCAGATAGGGTTGCATCATTATCCCTCGATTAGCGATAGCTGCGTATGCGGTGGCCATTTGAATTGCTGTAACAGCAACCTCATGTCCCATAGGAAATGCAGCGGGAGTCATACGACTCCAGGTTTCAGGTCGATGGAGAATACCCACGACTTCACCGGGAAGATCAACACCTGTCGGGCTACCAAAGCCAAAGGCTCTAGCATATGTGTATAATATTTGTGGAGATAATTTGAATGATAGTTTAATTGTGCCTATATTTGAGCTATGAACCAAAACTTCACGCGCGGTTATTTTACCATGATTATCAGCATCATGTATAGTGTCATTGCAGTAATACCAACTCCCATCCTCACAGTCAACTGTTTCATCGACAGCAAAAGCGTCATTTTCCAGCAATGCCGAAAAAGTCACGATCTTAAAGGTGCTACCGGGTTCATATATATCTGTTATCTGTCGTATTTTTCTTGAATATATATCCGATTCCCCAGGTTGGTTTGGATCATAATCGGGATAACAGGCCATTGCGAGAATCTCGCCTGTTGATGGTTTTAGGAAAACGGCCATTCCATTTTCAGCGCCAAATGATTCCACGCCCTCTGCTAATTCTGTTTCAACTATCTGTTGAAGATTGGGATCGATAGTTAAATAAACATCCGCGCCGGGTATTGTCGGTTTTCCGCCCAGTTGGTAAACGCGATAGGGTCTTCCGGCTGCATCGGAAATAACAACCCTTTCACCATCCTGGCC belongs to bacterium and includes:
- a CDS encoding UDP-N-acetylmuramoyl-L-alanyl-D-glutamate--2,6-diaminopimelate ligase, whose protein sequence is MPFKMRNKEIPLKVLVEAIGGEVSFDMKNTYVKGLSSDSRKVEPGILFFAVSGESVDGHFYVPEAFERGAVAVVVERALDPEARVICVPDTRIALAKAAREFYQKPEEKIAIAGVTGTNGKTTTTHMIKTVASSCDEKWGVIGTLGYSYGEKYSPLLFTTPDSVTIYKILSEMVEDGLSGVAMEISSHGIAQQRCWGLMFKAIGFTNLTQDHLDYHKDMESYFDIKSRIFEEAELDSISVICVDDDYGKRLSETTRSSEVISYGIQTQADIVARNIICSSDKTNYILDSPVGTIEVELRIPGYFNVYNSLCAVGIGLANGWSLEAIARGLSEFKGVLGRLQRIFGNQNFSIYIDYSHTPDALKNAIHSCRQIATGKVITVFGAGGDRDKSKRPKMGAVAGNMSDLIIITSDNPRSENPYSIIEQVSQGVPESAKKHLIENRKEAIYFALSIAKPGDVVLIAGKGHEDYQIIGNTKRHFDDCEIAEEWLIMNGLKD
- a CDS encoding PASTA domain-containing protein; the encoded protein is MVGRRNLNRVIITGILGAIVWVVIVGRLFAVQVISSNEWDKKAREQHRKVEKIQALRGVIYGHDNEALAKNSIAFDFWTTKTSVCNVQRVDSMFSDVLGFEPGYTENRIKNSKGNWLYIARHVDLAKAQKLKALEEDSVFSIPIYDRVYPYGQTAGQILGFINVDSKGMEGIELYYDSYLEGQDGERVVISDAAGRPYRVYQLGGKPTIPGADVYLTIDPNLQQIVETELAEGVESFGAENGMAVFLKPSTGEILAMACYPDYDPNQPGESDIYSRKIRQITDIYEPGSTFKIVTFSALLENDAFAVDETVDCEDGSWYYCNDTIHDADNHGKITAREVLVHSSNIGTIKLSFKLSPQILYTYARAFGFGSPTGVDLPGEVVGILHRPETWSRMTPAAFPMGHEVAVTAIQMATAYAAIANRGIMMQPYLVESVQDPSGRIIRQKTPTEIRRVMDEDNAEILCKLLQEVVDSGTGVRAAIEGMTVAGKTGTAQKVKENGRGYWDDKFISSFVGFAPVESPQIVGVIIIDNPSKGLYWGGWTGAPVWKNIVTKAFATGIVSPVVENNHRQVNKSDFVIVPDVRRMSASQAIDILEFRNLQPDTFGIGFVIGQSPLPGRLVPPSSRVSLMLKSNESKPSNQVEIPDVIGMPLRDAVLEMAQANVNFRIVGMGVVENQDPKPGKFINRDDICLLKCAIRKSL